A region of Streptomyces sp. NBC_01788 DNA encodes the following proteins:
- a CDS encoding class F sortase gives MSDHDGTPTRSRCTGRLLAGLAWVVLLLGLWLWGRDLADVRESLAPSATGDMAAAGRPAADRPPAAADPPADAPPRRLDIPGLGVRAPVVARGLDARGAVEPPPADRSGTVGWYGAGVKPGASGTALLVGDLGAGSRTGAFDRIGSLRPGEAVRVVRDDGSVADFTVDDVEVLPRDGLGVRQASGARQPGRAELRLIGCGATADRESGGCTAHVVVSAHLTGAGQ, from the coding sequence ATGTCCGACCACGACGGCACCCCGACCCGCTCCCGCTGCACCGGGCGCCTCCTGGCCGGCCTGGCCTGGGTGGTGCTGCTGCTCGGGCTGTGGCTGTGGGGACGCGATCTGGCCGACGTACGGGAGTCCCTGGCCCCGTCGGCCACCGGGGACATGGCCGCGGCCGGCCGGCCCGCCGCGGACCGGCCGCCCGCGGCGGCCGACCCGCCGGCCGACGCCCCGCCGCGGCGCCTGGACATCCCCGGCCTGGGAGTACGGGCACCCGTGGTGGCCCGCGGCCTGGACGCGCGGGGCGCCGTCGAACCGCCGCCGGCGGACCGGTCCGGCACGGTCGGCTGGTACGGCGCCGGAGTGAAACCGGGCGCGTCCGGGACCGCGCTGCTGGTGGGCGACCTCGGCGCCGGAAGCCGGACCGGGGCGTTCGACCGGATCGGCTCGCTGCGTCCCGGCGAGGCGGTCCGGGTGGTCCGCGACGACGGCAGCGTCGCCGACTTCACCGTCGACGACGTCGAGGTCCTGCCCCGCGACGGTCTCGGCGTCCGGCAGGCGTCCGGCGCACGGCAGCCGGGCCGCGCCGAGCTGCGGCTGATCGGCTGCGGCGCCACCGCCGACCGGGAGAGCGGCGGCTGCACGGCGCACGTGGTCGTGTCCGCGCACCTCACGGGCGCCGGTCAATGA
- a CDS encoding HAD-IIA family hydrolase: protein MADRKPIESWLTDMDGVLIHEGVPIPGADAFLKKLRDSGRPFLVLTNNSIYTQRDLHARLQRMGLDVPMENIWTSALATAQFLDDQRPGGSAYVIGEAGLTTALHDIGYILTDHDPDFVILGETRTYSFEAMTKAVRLINDGARFIATNPDNVGPSAEGALPATGSVAALITAATGRKPYFIGKPNPLMMRAGLNAIGAHSETSAMIGDRMDTDVLAGLEAGMRTFLVLSGVTQPGEIDRYPFRPSHVVDSIADLVERI, encoded by the coding sequence ATGGCAGACCGCAAGCCCATCGAGTCGTGGCTCACCGACATGGACGGTGTCCTGATCCACGAGGGTGTTCCGATCCCCGGTGCCGACGCCTTCCTGAAGAAGCTGCGTGATTCCGGCCGGCCGTTCCTGGTGCTGACCAACAACTCCATCTACACCCAGCGCGACCTGCACGCCCGCCTGCAGCGCATGGGCCTGGACGTGCCGATGGAGAACATCTGGACGTCCGCCCTGGCCACCGCCCAGTTCCTCGACGACCAGCGGCCCGGCGGCAGCGCCTACGTCATCGGCGAGGCCGGCCTGACCACCGCGCTGCACGACATCGGCTACATCCTCACCGACCACGACCCCGACTTCGTGATCCTGGGCGAGACCCGGACGTACTCGTTCGAGGCCATGACGAAGGCCGTGCGGCTGATCAACGACGGCGCCCGGTTCATCGCCACCAACCCGGACAACGTGGGCCCGTCCGCCGAGGGCGCCCTGCCCGCGACCGGCTCGGTCGCCGCCCTGATCACCGCGGCGACCGGCAGGAAGCCGTACTTCATCGGCAAGCCCAACCCGCTGATGATGCGCGCCGGGCTGAACGCGATCGGTGCCCACTCGGAGACCTCCGCGATGATCGGCGACCGTATGGACACCGATGTGCTCGCGGGCCTGGAGGCCGGGATGCGGACGTTCCTGGTGCTCAGCGGTGTCACGCAGCCGGGCGAGATCGACCGCTACCCGTTCCGGCCGTCCCACGTCGTCGACTCGATCGCGGACCTCGTCGAGCGGATCTGA
- a CDS encoding phosphonatase-like hydrolase — protein MTDLTTNDIRLVVLDMAGTTVADGGLVERAFAAAAAEPGVEPGSADHAGRLAYVRATMGESKISVFRHLFGAEDLAQRANAAFEEAYGGLVDGGLIAPVPGAREAVEELRADGRTVVLTTGFARVTQDAILDALGWRDLVPLTLCPADAGGRGRPYPDMVLEAFVRTKAADGVRQVAVVGDTSYDVLSGVRAGAGVVAGVLTGAHGAQDLHDAGATHVLGSVAELPALFREAD, from the coding sequence ATGACCGACCTGACGACCAACGACATCCGCCTCGTCGTGCTGGACATGGCGGGCACCACCGTCGCCGACGGCGGCCTGGTCGAGCGCGCCTTCGCCGCGGCCGCCGCCGAACCCGGCGTCGAGCCCGGCTCCGCCGACCACGCCGGCAGGCTCGCCTACGTCCGCGCCACCATGGGCGAGTCCAAGATCTCCGTCTTCCGGCACCTGTTCGGCGCCGAGGACCTGGCCCAGCGCGCGAACGCCGCCTTCGAGGAGGCGTACGGCGGCCTCGTCGACGGAGGCCTCATCGCCCCGGTCCCCGGCGCCCGCGAAGCCGTCGAGGAGCTGCGGGCCGACGGCCGCACGGTCGTGCTGACCACCGGCTTCGCACGCGTCACCCAGGACGCGATCCTCGACGCGCTCGGCTGGCGGGATCTCGTGCCGCTCACCCTCTGCCCGGCCGACGCCGGCGGGCGCGGGCGGCCCTACCCCGACATGGTCCTGGAGGCGTTCGTCCGCACCAAGGCGGCCGACGGCGTGCGGCAGGTGGCCGTCGTCGGCGACACCTCCTACGACGTGCTCAGCGGCGTCCGCGCCGGGGCGGGCGTCGTCGCCGGAGTGCTGACCGGCGCGCACGGCGCCCAGGACCTCCACGACGCCGGCGCCACCCATGTCCTCGGCTCCGTGGCCGAGTTGCCCGCCCTGTTCAGGGAAGCCGACTGA